A genomic window from Elaeis guineensis isolate ETL-2024a chromosome 3, EG11, whole genome shotgun sequence includes:
- the LOC105042282 gene encoding YTH domain-containing protein ECT4 isoform X2 yields MDSQAKTNGAMEATKKPSAIQFGSANGEVPNMLIPSQRSLTPLLPDFMDPSMCYFPNGYPFYYGGFDGSVNEWGDDYSRYLNQDGVEMPPGFYGDMYHHGYGYAPYGAYPSPGSPVPTIGHDGQPYGPQHYQYPTPFFQPLTPIRAPHMANQSPTSQSKVSTSAAADQPSIPVDTTKANSNGIANGNANGNSGSAPQRPSHQNQSLTLNSSHGRGLTSTGYKDPRFSFDGMRSPVPWSEGPVFSNGQHRPATTSSISSTASHNGTTAARNQNHHPLPHVMGLHASRPTSGMGPAASGFVNRMYPNNRFYGQNALRTGVGFGSNGYDSRMNGHWGLVADSRYKPRGRGNGYYGYGNENQDGFSELNRGPRAGHLKNQRIFGPTVTIAARGQSLSSIGNDDSIVIQDKEQYNRADFPEKYTDAKFFIIKSYSEDDIHKSIKYNVWASTPNGNKKLDAGYQEAQQKASGCPVFLFFSVNTSGQFVGVAEMVGPVDFNKTVEYWQQDKWNGCFHVKWHIVKDVANSVLKHITLENNDNKPVTNSRDSQEVKLEQGLQMLKIFKEHVSKTSILDDFMFYENRQKLMQEKKAKQQLQKQAWDGKTSDAVAGEREKDAANGKPRWQKPLESVTILNKDVQQGGLEELKPSEENGVAVAAGDALKMAKPATEKRAIANGSAGGC; encoded by the exons ATGGATTCTCAGGCCAAGACTAATGGTGCTATGGAGGCTACCAAGAAG CCTTCTGCTATTCAATTTGGGTCTGCCAATGGTGAAGTCCCAAATATGCTGATCCCATCACAGCGGTCATTAACACCTCTACTTCCAGACTTCATGGATCCAAGCATGTGTTATTTTCCCAATGGATACCCTTTCTATTATGGAG GTTTCGATGGTTCTGTCAATGAGTGGGGGGATGATTACTCTAGGTATTTGAACCAAGATGGAGTGGAGATGCCTCCT GGGTTCTATGGAGATATGTATCATCATGGATATGGGTATGCTCCTTATGGTGCATATCCATCTCCTGGTTCCCCAGTTCCTACCATTGGGCATGATGGTCAACCGTATGGTCCACAGCATTATCAGTACCCAACTCCATTTTTCCAGCCACTAACTCCTATCAGGGCACCACATATGGCAAACCAATCCCCTACTTCTCAAAGCAAGGTTTCGACTTCGGCTGCTGCTGATCAGCCATCCATCCCAGTGGATACAACCAAGGCCAACTCAAATGGAATTGCCAATGGGAATGCAAATGGAAATAGTGGGTCAGCACCTCAAAGGCCAAGCCACCAAAATCAGTCATTAACTTTGAATAGTTCCCATGGTAGAGGACTGACTTCTACTGGTTACAAGGATCCAAGATTCAGTTTTGATGGAATGCGGTCCCCGGTACCCTGGTCTGAGGGACCAGTTTTCTCGAATGGGCAACACAGACCAGCTACAACAAGCTCCATATCGTCTACAGCATCACATAATGGTACAACTGcagcaagaaatcagaatcaCCATCCTCTTCCTCATGTCATG GGTTTGCATGCCTCAAGACCGACATCTGGGATGGGACCAGCAGCTTCTGGTTTCGTCAATAGGATGTACCCAAACAACCGGTTTTATGGCCAGAATGCACTCAGAACTGGTGTTGGCTTTGGATCAAATGGTTATGATTCTAGGATGAATGGGCACTGGGGATTGGTTGCAGACAGCAGGTACAAACCTCGGGGCCGTGGCAATGGATATTATGGTTATGGCAATGAGAACCAAGATGGTTTTAGTGAGCTGAACAGAGGGCCTAGGGCAGGGCACTTGAAAAACCAAAGGATTTTTGGTCCTACTGTTACAATTGCTGCAAGGGGGCAGAGCCTCTCTTCAATCGGGAATGATGATTCTATTGTAATACAAGATAAGGAACAATACAACCGTGCTGACTTCCCTgagaaatacactgatgcaaagTTCTTCATCATTAAATCATATAGTGAGGATGATATTCATAAGAGCATCAAATACAACGTCTGGGCAAGCACCCCCAATGGAAACAAGAAGCTGGATGCTGGATACCAGGAAGCTCAGCAGAAAGCTAGTGGATGCCCTGTCTTTTTGTTTTTCTCA GTCAACACCAGTGGGCAATTTGTTGGGGTTGCGGAAATGGTGGGTCCGGTTGATTTTAACAAGACTGTGGAGTACTGGCAGCAAGACAAGTGGAATGGTTGCTTCCATGTCAAGTGGCACATTGTCAAGGATGTAGCGAACAGCGTTCTCAAGCACATCACATTAGAGAACAATGATAACAAGCCAGTGACAAACAGTCGAGATAGTCAAGAG GTAAAACTGGAACAGGGTCTTCAAATGCTCAAGATTTTTAAGGAGCATGTGAGCAAGACATCCATTTTGGATGATTTCATGTTCTATGAGAACCGCCAGAAATTGATGCAAGAGAAAAAGGCCAAGCAACAGCTTCAGAAACAG GCCTGGGATGGAAAAACTTCTGATGCTGTTGctggggagagagagaaggatgCTGCTAATGGGAAGCCCAGATGGCAGAAACCTTTGGAATCTGTTACAATTTTGAACAAGGATGTGCAGCAGGGTGGCCTTGAAGAACTAAAGCCATCCGAGGAAAATGGTGTGGCTGTTGCAGCTGGTGATGCGTTGAAGATGGCTAAACCAGCAACAGAGAAGAGAGCAATTGCGAATGGTTCTGCAGGTGGATGTTAG
- the LOC105042282 gene encoding YTH domain-containing protein ECT4 isoform X1, giving the protein MTAVAPTTDQASDLLQKLSMDSQAKTNGAMEATKKPSAIQFGSANGEVPNMLIPSQRSLTPLLPDFMDPSMCYFPNGYPFYYGGFDGSVNEWGDDYSRYLNQDGVEMPPGFYGDMYHHGYGYAPYGAYPSPGSPVPTIGHDGQPYGPQHYQYPTPFFQPLTPIRAPHMANQSPTSQSKVSTSAAADQPSIPVDTTKANSNGIANGNANGNSGSAPQRPSHQNQSLTLNSSHGRGLTSTGYKDPRFSFDGMRSPVPWSEGPVFSNGQHRPATTSSISSTASHNGTTAARNQNHHPLPHVMGLHASRPTSGMGPAASGFVNRMYPNNRFYGQNALRTGVGFGSNGYDSRMNGHWGLVADSRYKPRGRGNGYYGYGNENQDGFSELNRGPRAGHLKNQRIFGPTVTIAARGQSLSSIGNDDSIVIQDKEQYNRADFPEKYTDAKFFIIKSYSEDDIHKSIKYNVWASTPNGNKKLDAGYQEAQQKASGCPVFLFFSVNTSGQFVGVAEMVGPVDFNKTVEYWQQDKWNGCFHVKWHIVKDVANSVLKHITLENNDNKPVTNSRDSQEVKLEQGLQMLKIFKEHVSKTSILDDFMFYENRQKLMQEKKAKQQLQKQAWDGKTSDAVAGEREKDAANGKPRWQKPLESVTILNKDVQQGGLEELKPSEENGVAVAAGDALKMAKPATEKRAIANGSAGGC; this is encoded by the exons ATGACAGCTGTTGCTCCCACTACTGACC AAGCTTCAGATTTGCTGCAAAAGTTGTCGATGGATTCTCAGGCCAAGACTAATGGTGCTATGGAGGCTACCAAGAAG CCTTCTGCTATTCAATTTGGGTCTGCCAATGGTGAAGTCCCAAATATGCTGATCCCATCACAGCGGTCATTAACACCTCTACTTCCAGACTTCATGGATCCAAGCATGTGTTATTTTCCCAATGGATACCCTTTCTATTATGGAG GTTTCGATGGTTCTGTCAATGAGTGGGGGGATGATTACTCTAGGTATTTGAACCAAGATGGAGTGGAGATGCCTCCT GGGTTCTATGGAGATATGTATCATCATGGATATGGGTATGCTCCTTATGGTGCATATCCATCTCCTGGTTCCCCAGTTCCTACCATTGGGCATGATGGTCAACCGTATGGTCCACAGCATTATCAGTACCCAACTCCATTTTTCCAGCCACTAACTCCTATCAGGGCACCACATATGGCAAACCAATCCCCTACTTCTCAAAGCAAGGTTTCGACTTCGGCTGCTGCTGATCAGCCATCCATCCCAGTGGATACAACCAAGGCCAACTCAAATGGAATTGCCAATGGGAATGCAAATGGAAATAGTGGGTCAGCACCTCAAAGGCCAAGCCACCAAAATCAGTCATTAACTTTGAATAGTTCCCATGGTAGAGGACTGACTTCTACTGGTTACAAGGATCCAAGATTCAGTTTTGATGGAATGCGGTCCCCGGTACCCTGGTCTGAGGGACCAGTTTTCTCGAATGGGCAACACAGACCAGCTACAACAAGCTCCATATCGTCTACAGCATCACATAATGGTACAACTGcagcaagaaatcagaatcaCCATCCTCTTCCTCATGTCATG GGTTTGCATGCCTCAAGACCGACATCTGGGATGGGACCAGCAGCTTCTGGTTTCGTCAATAGGATGTACCCAAACAACCGGTTTTATGGCCAGAATGCACTCAGAACTGGTGTTGGCTTTGGATCAAATGGTTATGATTCTAGGATGAATGGGCACTGGGGATTGGTTGCAGACAGCAGGTACAAACCTCGGGGCCGTGGCAATGGATATTATGGTTATGGCAATGAGAACCAAGATGGTTTTAGTGAGCTGAACAGAGGGCCTAGGGCAGGGCACTTGAAAAACCAAAGGATTTTTGGTCCTACTGTTACAATTGCTGCAAGGGGGCAGAGCCTCTCTTCAATCGGGAATGATGATTCTATTGTAATACAAGATAAGGAACAATACAACCGTGCTGACTTCCCTgagaaatacactgatgcaaagTTCTTCATCATTAAATCATATAGTGAGGATGATATTCATAAGAGCATCAAATACAACGTCTGGGCAAGCACCCCCAATGGAAACAAGAAGCTGGATGCTGGATACCAGGAAGCTCAGCAGAAAGCTAGTGGATGCCCTGTCTTTTTGTTTTTCTCA GTCAACACCAGTGGGCAATTTGTTGGGGTTGCGGAAATGGTGGGTCCGGTTGATTTTAACAAGACTGTGGAGTACTGGCAGCAAGACAAGTGGAATGGTTGCTTCCATGTCAAGTGGCACATTGTCAAGGATGTAGCGAACAGCGTTCTCAAGCACATCACATTAGAGAACAATGATAACAAGCCAGTGACAAACAGTCGAGATAGTCAAGAG GTAAAACTGGAACAGGGTCTTCAAATGCTCAAGATTTTTAAGGAGCATGTGAGCAAGACATCCATTTTGGATGATTTCATGTTCTATGAGAACCGCCAGAAATTGATGCAAGAGAAAAAGGCCAAGCAACAGCTTCAGAAACAG GCCTGGGATGGAAAAACTTCTGATGCTGTTGctggggagagagagaaggatgCTGCTAATGGGAAGCCCAGATGGCAGAAACCTTTGGAATCTGTTACAATTTTGAACAAGGATGTGCAGCAGGGTGGCCTTGAAGAACTAAAGCCATCCGAGGAAAATGGTGTGGCTGTTGCAGCTGGTGATGCGTTGAAGATGGCTAAACCAGCAACAGAGAAGAGAGCAATTGCGAATGGTTCTGCAGGTGGATGTTAG
- the LOC105042282 gene encoding YTH domain-containing protein ECT4 isoform X3, with translation MPPGFYGDMYHHGYGYAPYGAYPSPGSPVPTIGHDGQPYGPQHYQYPTPFFQPLTPIRAPHMANQSPTSQSKVSTSAAADQPSIPVDTTKANSNGIANGNANGNSGSAPQRPSHQNQSLTLNSSHGRGLTSTGYKDPRFSFDGMRSPVPWSEGPVFSNGQHRPATTSSISSTASHNGTTAARNQNHHPLPHVMGLHASRPTSGMGPAASGFVNRMYPNNRFYGQNALRTGVGFGSNGYDSRMNGHWGLVADSRYKPRGRGNGYYGYGNENQDGFSELNRGPRAGHLKNQRIFGPTVTIAARGQSLSSIGNDDSIVIQDKEQYNRADFPEKYTDAKFFIIKSYSEDDIHKSIKYNVWASTPNGNKKLDAGYQEAQQKASGCPVFLFFSVNTSGQFVGVAEMVGPVDFNKTVEYWQQDKWNGCFHVKWHIVKDVANSVLKHITLENNDNKPVTNSRDSQEVKLEQGLQMLKIFKEHVSKTSILDDFMFYENRQKLMQEKKAKQQLQKQAWDGKTSDAVAGEREKDAANGKPRWQKPLESVTILNKDVQQGGLEELKPSEENGVAVAAGDALKMAKPATEKRAIANGSAGGC, from the exons ATGCCTCCT GGGTTCTATGGAGATATGTATCATCATGGATATGGGTATGCTCCTTATGGTGCATATCCATCTCCTGGTTCCCCAGTTCCTACCATTGGGCATGATGGTCAACCGTATGGTCCACAGCATTATCAGTACCCAACTCCATTTTTCCAGCCACTAACTCCTATCAGGGCACCACATATGGCAAACCAATCCCCTACTTCTCAAAGCAAGGTTTCGACTTCGGCTGCTGCTGATCAGCCATCCATCCCAGTGGATACAACCAAGGCCAACTCAAATGGAATTGCCAATGGGAATGCAAATGGAAATAGTGGGTCAGCACCTCAAAGGCCAAGCCACCAAAATCAGTCATTAACTTTGAATAGTTCCCATGGTAGAGGACTGACTTCTACTGGTTACAAGGATCCAAGATTCAGTTTTGATGGAATGCGGTCCCCGGTACCCTGGTCTGAGGGACCAGTTTTCTCGAATGGGCAACACAGACCAGCTACAACAAGCTCCATATCGTCTACAGCATCACATAATGGTACAACTGcagcaagaaatcagaatcaCCATCCTCTTCCTCATGTCATG GGTTTGCATGCCTCAAGACCGACATCTGGGATGGGACCAGCAGCTTCTGGTTTCGTCAATAGGATGTACCCAAACAACCGGTTTTATGGCCAGAATGCACTCAGAACTGGTGTTGGCTTTGGATCAAATGGTTATGATTCTAGGATGAATGGGCACTGGGGATTGGTTGCAGACAGCAGGTACAAACCTCGGGGCCGTGGCAATGGATATTATGGTTATGGCAATGAGAACCAAGATGGTTTTAGTGAGCTGAACAGAGGGCCTAGGGCAGGGCACTTGAAAAACCAAAGGATTTTTGGTCCTACTGTTACAATTGCTGCAAGGGGGCAGAGCCTCTCTTCAATCGGGAATGATGATTCTATTGTAATACAAGATAAGGAACAATACAACCGTGCTGACTTCCCTgagaaatacactgatgcaaagTTCTTCATCATTAAATCATATAGTGAGGATGATATTCATAAGAGCATCAAATACAACGTCTGGGCAAGCACCCCCAATGGAAACAAGAAGCTGGATGCTGGATACCAGGAAGCTCAGCAGAAAGCTAGTGGATGCCCTGTCTTTTTGTTTTTCTCA GTCAACACCAGTGGGCAATTTGTTGGGGTTGCGGAAATGGTGGGTCCGGTTGATTTTAACAAGACTGTGGAGTACTGGCAGCAAGACAAGTGGAATGGTTGCTTCCATGTCAAGTGGCACATTGTCAAGGATGTAGCGAACAGCGTTCTCAAGCACATCACATTAGAGAACAATGATAACAAGCCAGTGACAAACAGTCGAGATAGTCAAGAG GTAAAACTGGAACAGGGTCTTCAAATGCTCAAGATTTTTAAGGAGCATGTGAGCAAGACATCCATTTTGGATGATTTCATGTTCTATGAGAACCGCCAGAAATTGATGCAAGAGAAAAAGGCCAAGCAACAGCTTCAGAAACAG GCCTGGGATGGAAAAACTTCTGATGCTGTTGctggggagagagagaaggatgCTGCTAATGGGAAGCCCAGATGGCAGAAACCTTTGGAATCTGTTACAATTTTGAACAAGGATGTGCAGCAGGGTGGCCTTGAAGAACTAAAGCCATCCGAGGAAAATGGTGTGGCTGTTGCAGCTGGTGATGCGTTGAAGATGGCTAAACCAGCAACAGAGAAGAGAGCAATTGCGAATGGTTCTGCAGGTGGATGTTAG
- the LOC105042281 gene encoding putative disease resistance protein RGA3: protein MAEAAVIAAVSPILKLVIDKLNSGFCEELGLARGVNSDIGRLESVLTTIHDVLDDAQRRSIGDKALTGWLRKLKDAAFDADDVVDEFQYEALRRRNQRRNQLIGTVSDFVSPNNQIAFRLKMARKIKKIHNRLNHIAEERSKFHLAEGTTPGRALDRETFSIVNESEVYGRDEDKEKIINFLVSADDGSDVSVLPIVGLGGVGKTTLAQLAYNDQGIEEHFDLKLWVCVSVDFSIDKIIKAIIECATGQKCDLSKLEAAQRQLRDKLSGRRFLLVLDDIWNEDEAEWERLKTLLTGGMQGSKIITTTRSKVVARIMGTVAPHELQVLTSADCWTLFKQRAFGPEREETPRLVEIGKQIVEKCRGLPLAAKSLGSLMRFKTEEAEWVHLRDSELWRLPLNENGVLPALQLSYDHLPSYLKQCFAYCSIFPKDYEIDRQKLIQLWIAEGFIQTSDGDMHEEEVGKQYFNRLLWISFFQDIREDDYKNRWVCKMHDLVHDLACSVARDESSIMREGITRSIPHGCRYSSIDYVGRMSSTALKAAFEAKKLRSLILLDQIYTRGIAVKEFIFHMMSSLTYLRALDLHGANINELPCSISRLKHLRLLDLSENSIVALPGWITNLRNLRTLNLAKCGSLKSLPEGMSNMSSLRHLDIRGRGLICMPRWFGRLTSLQTMTMFVVGKEHGRTISELEHLNLIGGDLEITELRNVEDPMEATKANLASKTNLHSLGLMWKRPSYMEIRASLVGDMEQVFELTASPVGDVEQVFERLQPHSNLKALRIWHYPGVNFPTWMTRMELASSPIRNLVRIILGDLRRCERLPTLGHLPFLQKIGISMRAVKRIGVEFYGDGGIFPSLRSLDMSDFRDLEEWSTEATATRQLMTAFPCLESFTLIRCPKLRVLPHIPPSVVKVSIDSDRLLSAVRTGGSYKLRDLTIINCEALLLSSWWEWMQDLTALTRLHIHENKLMCLPESILQLHVPSCWEWMQDLTALTTLNIRDNKLMCLPERILQLRVPSLKIFCLDCKNLKSISGEERDKQQQPPTFFMTIQELQIYSSNELTALPEWLGSLTSLRCLKLENCSKLAMLPDGLQLRELFTGNCPQLRTRYEWDRGED, encoded by the coding sequence ATGGCAGAAGCAGCCGTAATAGCAGCCGTCTCTCCCATTCTGAAACTCGTGATCGACAAGCTGAATTCTGGATTTTGTGAAGAGTTGGGATTGGCGCGGGGTGTCAACTCTGACATCGGGAGGCTTGAGAGCGTCCTTACGACGATCCACGACGTACTTGATGATGCCCAGAGAAGATCCATCGGCGACAAAGCTCTGACCGGTTGGCTGAGGAAGCTCAAGGATGCAGCTTTCGATGCCGACGACGTGGTGGATGAGTTCCAGTACGAAGCACTGCGACGAAGGAACCAGAGACGTAACCAGCTGATTGGAACGGTAAGTGACTTCGTTTCTCCTAACAACCAAATTGCTTTCCGCCTTAAGATGGCGCGCAAGATAAAAAAGATCCATAATAGATTGAACCATATCGCGGAGGAGAGGTCAAAATTCCATCTGGCAGAGGGAACTACCCCAGGAAGGGCTCTCGATCGAGAGACCTTCTCAATTGTGAATGAATCCGAGGTTTATGGACGAGATGAAGACAAAGAGAAGATCATAAATTTCTTGGTCAGTGCGGATGATGGTAGTGATGTCTCGGTGCTTCCAATAGTTGGATTGGGCGGAGTTGGGAAGACCACACTTGCCCAGCTGGCTTATAATGATCAGGGGATAGAAGAGCACTTTGATCTTAAGTTATGGGTTTGTGTCTCAGTTGATTTTAGCATCGACAAAATTATAAAAGCGATTATTGAGTGTGCCACCGGGCAAAAGTGTGATCTCTCAAAGTTGGAAGCTGCGCAGCGTCAGCTCCGAGATAAACTGAGTGGGAGGAGATTCTTGCTCGTTCTGGATGATATCTGGAACGAGGATGAAGCAGAGTGGGAGAGACTGAAGACCTTACTGACAGGTGGCATGCAAGGAAGCAAGATCATAACCACAACAAGAAGCAAAGTAGTTGCCAGGATAATGGGTACGGTGGCACCACATGAATTGCAAGTCCTGACATCCGCGGACTGCTGGACTCTGTTCAAGCAAAGAGCATTTGGCCCAGAAAGGGAAGAAACTCCAAGGCTGGTCGAAATTGGAAAGCAGATCGTTGAAAAATGCAGGGGATTGCCTTTGGCTGCAAAGTCTCTTGGAAGTCTAATGAGGTTCAAAACCGAGGAGGCGGAGTGGGTGCATCTCAGAGATAGCGAACTTTGGAGATTGCCTCTAAACGAGAATGGTGTCTTACCTGCACTACAATTGAGTTATGATCATTTGCCCTCTTATTTGAAGCAGTGTTTCGCTTATTGTTCCATATTTCCAAAAGATTATGAAATTGATAGGCAGAAACTGATTCAGCTGTGGATTGCTGAAGGTTTCATTCAAACATCAGATGGTGACATGCATGAAGAGGAAGTTGGCAAGCAATACTTCAATAGGTTGTTGTGGATATCGTTTTTCCAGGACATCAGGGAAGACGACTATAAAAACAGATGGGTATGTAAGATGCATGACTTGGTCCATGATCTTGCATGTTCTGTCGCAAGAGATGAGTCCTCGATCATGCGAGAGGGCATAACAAGAAGCATTCCACATGGATGTCGTTATTCATCAATTGATTATGTTGGACGCATGTCGTCAACTGCATTAAAGGCAGCTTTTGAAGCAAAGAAACTTAGATCACTTATTTTATTGGACCAAATTTATACCCGGGGTATTGCTGTTAAAGAATTCATCTTCCATATGATGTCATCGCTTACTTATCTTCGTGCATTGGATCTACATGGAGCTAACATCAACGAGTTGCCTTGCAGTATAAGTAGACTAAAACATCTTAGGCTCCTTGATTTGTCGGAAAATAGTATTGTAGCTTTACCTGGCTGGATTACCAATCTTCGCAACTTGCGTACTTTGAACCTTGCAAAATGTGGGAGTCTTAAAAGTCTGCCAGAGGGAATGAGCAATATGAGCAGTCTCAGACACCTAGACATCCGCGGACGTGGATTGATTTGCATGCCCCGTTGGTTCGGCCGATTGACTAGCCTCCAAACAATGACCATGTTTGTCGTGGGCAAAGAGCATGGACGTACTATTTCCGAGTTAGAGCACCTAAATTTGATCGGTGGCGACCTAGAAATCACGGAACTTCGAAATGTGGAGGATCCAATGGAAGCCACGAAAGCAAACCTGGCATCAAAGACAAACCTGCATTCATTGGGTCTGATGTGGAAGAGGCCCTCATATATGGAAATCAGAGCATCCCTTGTAGGAGACATGGAGCAAGTATTTGAATTGACCGCATCCCCTGTGGGAGACGTAGAGCAAGTATTTGAGAGGCTTCAGCCTCACTCTAATCTGAAGGCCCTACGGATATGGCACTATCCAGGTGTCAATTTCCCAACCTGGATGACAAGAATGGAGCTAGCATCATCACCGATCCGCAATCTAGTTAGGATCATACTGGGGGATCTCAGGAGATGCGAGCGTCTTCCAACGCTTGGTCATCTACCTTTTCTTCAGAAAATCGGTATAAGTATGAGGGCTGTAAAGAGAATCGGAGTGGAGTTCTACGGTGATGGAGGTATATTTCCCTCTCTACGATCTCTCGATATGTCGGATTTCCGTGATTTGGAGGAATGGTCTACAGAGGCAACGGCAACAAGACAACTAATGACGGCATTCCCTTGCCTTGAATCTTTTACTCTAATCAGATGCCCCAAATTGAGGGTATTACCACATATCCCACCATCAGTCGTGAAAGTTTCTATCGACAGTGATCGGCTACTATCAGCAGTGAGAACCGGAGGATCGTACAAACTGAGAGATCTGACTATCATAAACTGTGAAGCACTATTGTTGTCGTCCTGGTGGGAGTGGATGCAGGACCTCACCGCACTTACTAGATTGCATATTCATGAAAATAAGCTCATGTGTTTGCCCGAGAGCATTTTGCAGCTGCACGTGCCCTCCTGCTGGGAGTGGATGCAAGACCTCACCGCACTTACCACGTTGAATATTCGTGACAATAAGTTGATGTGTCTGCCCGAGCGCATTTTGCAACTGCGCGTGCCCTCCCTCAAAATTTTTTGCTTGGATTGCAAGAACTTGAAGTCCATATCGGGGGAAGAAAGGGATAAGCAACAGCAGCCTCCCACCTTCTTCATGACCATCCAAGAGCTACAAATATATTCCTCCAACGAATTGACCGCTCTGCCAGAGTGGCTAGGGAGCCTCACTTCGCTCAGGTGTTTAAAACTTGAAAATTGCAGCAAGCTAGCGATGTTACCCGATGGGCTACAACTTCGGGAACTGTTCACTGGCAACTGCCCCCAGCTGCGGACGCGATACGAGTGGGATAGAGGGGAGGACTGA